GCAAAATGGCGGCATCGGCATAAATCCGACAACCCACCTCCTGGGAACCGGTGAACGTGATCATGTGGACATCGGGATGCTTCACCAGATAGGCACCCACGGTTGAGCCTTTTCCCGGCAGGAATTGGAACACCCCCGGCGGCATCCCGGCTTCAACCAGGATTTCGGCTAACTTGGCGGCGATCACTGAGGAGGTTTCTGCGGGTTTGAGTAAGGTGCAGTTCCCCGCCACCAGCGCGGCAACGGTCATGCCAGTGGGAATGGCGAGGGGAAAGTTCCAAGGTGAAATCACGACCACTAGGCCACGGGGTTGATAGTGGTAGCGATCGGTCTCGCCCGCCACATCGTAGCTATACCCCTGATCGAGCCGCTCCATTTCATCGGCATAGTAGCGGCAAAAGTCGATCGCCTCCGTTACTTCGGGATCAGCTTCCTGGACAATTTTCCCCACCTCGAACACCATCCAGGCAATCAGTTCCGCCCGCCGTGCTTCCATGAGATCGGCGGCTTTCCGGAGAATAGCAGCCCGTTGGGAAGCCGGGGTTTTACGCCAGGTGGGGAAGGCGGCTTTGGCAGCGGCGATCGCTGCATCCGCTTGTTCAATACTTACCAACCCCACGTGCCCCACCACTTCGCTGAGATTGGAGGGATTAACAGAGGCGATCGTGGTTTCTGTCTCCACCCAAGTGCCGTTAATTAACGGTCGATAGGACTTACCCAGGCGCTCCTGGACCTGTTGGAGGGCGTCTGTGACCACCTGCCGGTTGATCGCGATCGCAAAGTCCGTATCGGCAGCCGCGTGAAAGGTCGTTGTGGCCACGGGTTCGCCTGTATCGTCTTCAGCCATAACCGGGGGAGCCAGCAATTCTTCCGGGGGGCGGTTTTCCAGGTTTTGACGCAGGAAAGAGCTATTGGCCGTATTTTCCAGCAGGCGGCGGATGAGATAGGCCATGCCAGGAATGAGTTCCCCATAGGGCGAATAGACCCGCACCCGACTACCGCGATCGACCAAGGCTTTAGCCAATTTATCCCCCATGCCATAGAGTACCTGTTGTTCAAAGTGGCGTTGGGGCACTTGCAAATGTTCAGCCACGGCCAAGGCATAGGCTTGGGTGCGCACATTATGGCTCCCGATCGCCGCATAGAGGACATCATGGTGTTCTAATAAAATCCGCACCAGGTTTTCAAAATTGGCATCGGTGGATGGTTTGCGGTTGTAGACCGGTTGGGGCCAGTGGTGCTGTTGGGCTTTGATCGTTTCCTGATCCCAGTACGCCCCCTTGACCAGACGCACAGTGATCGGTGTACCCCGTTGCTTAGCCCAGAGAATCAGATCACGTAAATCATGTTCACTATCACGTAGATAGCCCTGAATCGTAACGCCAATATCCGATCGCTGGCGGAATTCTGACTCCATGAGCAACTGTTTCAGAATCGCCAGGGTCAAATTTTTATAAGCATACTGCTCCATATCAAAGTGGATTGCAGCCCCAACTTCCTTGGCCCGTCGGAGTAATTGCCGTACCCGCTCTGTCACCTGTTGCTGGGAACCCGCCGCATCCAGGGGATTAAATTGGGAGTAAAAAGCAGTCAATTTGACGGAAACTTGTACTTTGGGTAACGCTTCCCCATCAGCCTGATCAATTTGGGGAATCGTGGGCCACGATCGGGCCGCCTCCGTGAGCTTGTCCAGCAATAGTAAATAGGTATCGAGATACCGTTGGGCTTCGGCTTCCGTAATCACCGCTTCGCCCAACAGATCGAGGGTGAAAGCCATTTTCTCCTTGCGCAGACGCTCGATCGTCTTAATCGCCTGGGGAATGGTTTCCCCGGCAATATATTTGTG
This DNA window, taken from Trichothermofontia sichuanensis B231, encodes the following:
- the pruA gene encoding L-glutamate gamma-semialdehyde dehydrogenase, which gives rise to MVAQVVGSPYEAKTQEIARHLLAATQESRSFFAQMRDQMRWDERLLGWAMSNPGLRVQLFRFIDCLPALHSNAEIARHLQEYLGDESVELPVVLKGLLNFANPDSVPGQLAATTVSTAVEALAHKYIAGETIPQAIKTIERLRKEKMAFTLDLLGEAVITEAEAQRYLDTYLLLLDKLTEAARSWPTIPQIDQADGEALPKVQVSVKLTAFYSQFNPLDAAGSQQQVTERVRQLLRRAKEVGAAIHFDMEQYAYKNLTLAILKQLLMESEFRQRSDIGVTIQGYLRDSEHDLRDLILWAKQRGTPITVRLVKGAYWDQETIKAQQHHWPQPVYNRKPSTDANFENLVRILLEHHDVLYAAIGSHNVRTQAYALAVAEHLQVPQRHFEQQVLYGMGDKLAKALVDRGSRVRVYSPYGELIPGMAYLIRRLLENTANSSFLRQNLENRPPEELLAPPVMAEDDTGEPVATTTFHAAADTDFAIAINRQVVTDALQQVQERLGKSYRPLINGTWVETETTIASVNPSNLSEVVGHVGLVSIEQADAAIAAAKAAFPTWRKTPASQRAAILRKAADLMEARRAELIAWMVFEVGKIVQEADPEVTEAIDFCRYYADEMERLDQGYSYDVAGETDRYHYQPRGLVVVISPWNFPLAIPTGMTVAALVAGNCTLLKPAETSSVIAAKLAEILVEAGMPPGVFQFLPGKGSTVGAYLVKHPDVHMITFTGSQEVGCRIYADAAILQPGQKHLKRVVAEMGGKNAIIIDESADLDQAVQGVVQSAFGYSGQKCSACSRVIVLNAIYDTFLARLVEATRSLQVGPAIAPSTRVGPVIDPTAQARIREYITKGKAEATLALELPAPAGGSFVGPVIFSDVAPEATIAQEEIFGPVLAVIRAANFDEALRIANGTNYALTGGLYSRTPSHIQRAQAEFEVGNLYINRGITGAIVARQPFGGFKLSGVGSKAGGPDYLLQFLEPRVVTENIQRQGFAPIEGAE